One genomic window of Mucilaginibacter sp. SJ includes the following:
- a CDS encoding acetate uptake transporter: MIPTTPVPVKDGIANPAPLGLCAFGMTTVLLNIHNAGFFEMNTMILAMGIFYGGLAQVIAGVIEAKKNNTFGLTAFTSYGFFWLSLVGLLVMPKFGWGAAPSEGSMIAYLSIWGVFTLLLFFGTLRLNRALQFVFASLTILFFLLVAGDATGNAGIKHLAGYEGIICGASAIYTGIANVLNEIYGKTVLPIGAVKV; encoded by the coding sequence ATGATCCCTACCACACCAGTACCAGTGAAGGATGGCATTGCCAACCCCGCACCACTTGGCCTTTGCGCTTTCGGAATGACCACCGTTTTATTAAACATTCACAACGCCGGTTTTTTTGAAATGAACACCATGATATTAGCCATGGGCATATTTTACGGCGGTTTGGCGCAAGTTATTGCCGGTGTTATCGAAGCTAAAAAGAACAACACCTTCGGGCTGACAGCGTTCACTTCTTACGGATTTTTCTGGCTGTCATTAGTGGGCTTATTGGTAATGCCTAAATTTGGCTGGGGGGCTGCGCCATCTGAAGGGTCCATGATCGCTTACCTGAGCATCTGGGGTGTATTTACCCTGCTGTTGTTTTTTGGTACGTTACGGCTTAATCGTGCGCTGCAATTTGTTTTTGCATCGTTAACTATATTATTTTTCCTGTTAGTGGCCGGCGATGCTACCGGCAATGCCGGGATTAAGCACCTGGCCGGTTATGAAGGTATTATTTGCGGGGCATCGGCCATCTACACCGGTATTGCTAATGTTTTGAATGAGATTTACGGAAAAACTGTTTTGCCGATTGGCGCGGTGAAGGTTTAA
- a CDS encoding HAD-IIA family hydrolase has translation MKQGLLIDMDGVIYSGEELIQGADKFIKHLIDNDIPFAFMTNNSQRTSLEVVRKLKRLGITVETKHIYTSAMATGKFLGDQSPNGTAFVLGEGGLLSSLHENGITLVDSDPEFVVLGEGRNFTLEMVQRAVDMILAGAKFITTNRDPSPKKPGWNNLGIAATTAMIEEATGRKAFVTGKPSPVMMRSARKFLGLETAETTVIGDTMETDIQGGVQMGYKTILVLSGISSKDQLSHYAFKPDMVASSVDKIVFPLKWWS, from the coding sequence ATGAAACAAGGTCTTTTAATTGATATGGATGGTGTAATTTACAGCGGCGAAGAACTGATACAGGGCGCTGATAAATTCATCAAACACCTTATTGATAATGATATACCCTTTGCCTTTATGACCAACAACAGCCAGCGCACCAGCCTGGAGGTTGTACGGAAACTTAAAAGATTGGGAATAACTGTAGAAACAAAACATATTTATACAAGCGCCATGGCTACCGGGAAATTCCTGGGCGATCAAAGTCCCAATGGTACCGCTTTTGTGCTGGGTGAGGGCGGCTTGTTGAGCAGTTTGCACGAAAATGGGATCACACTTGTTGACTCCGACCCGGAGTTTGTTGTTTTGGGCGAAGGCCGCAACTTTACACTGGAAATGGTACAGCGCGCGGTCGACATGATCCTGGCAGGCGCCAAGTTTATAACCACCAACAGGGACCCATCTCCTAAAAAACCAGGCTGGAACAATTTAGGCATAGCAGCTACAACAGCCATGATAGAGGAAGCTACCGGCCGTAAGGCTTTTGTAACCGGCAAACCAAGCCCTGTGATGATGCGCTCGGCAAGGAAATTTCTGGGCCTTGAAACTGCCGAAACAACTGTAATTGGCGATACGATGGAAACTGATATCCAGGGCGGCGTACAAATGGGATATAAAACCATCCTGGTACTATCCGGTATCTCCAGTAAAGACCAGCTGAGCCATTACGCGTTTAAGCCTGATATGGTAGCAAGCTCGGTTGATAAGATAGTTTTTCCGCTTAAGTGGTGGTCATAA
- a CDS encoding SRPBCC domain-containing protein, with protein MKDYKKYYNIPATPEEIYMAITNPVTIELWTGEVAEMSTEPGTEFSMWDGSIVGKNIEFEPNKKVVQQWYFEGQSDNSIVTIKLHADKQGTSAELRHTNIPDDDYNDIVDGWNESYFGGLIDFFEGA; from the coding sequence GTGAAAGATTATAAAAAATATTACAACATACCGGCCACTCCCGAAGAGATCTACATGGCCATCACCAACCCGGTTACCATTGAATTGTGGACTGGTGAAGTCGCCGAAATGTCGACAGAGCCCGGTACCGAATTTTCTATGTGGGATGGCAGTATCGTAGGTAAAAACATCGAATTTGAACCCAATAAAAAAGTGGTTCAGCAATGGTATTTTGAAGGACAAAGCGATAATTCTATCGTTACCATCAAATTGCATGCTGATAAGCAGGGCACTTCGGCCGAGTTAAGGCATACCAACATTCCCGATGATGATTATAATGATATTGTTGACGGGTGGAACGAGAGTTACTTTGGCGGCCTGATCGATTTTTTTGAGGGAGCTTAA